Proteins encoded in a region of the Trypanosoma brucei gambiense DAL972 chromosome 11, complete sequence genome:
- a CDS encoding predicted zinc finger protein — protein sequence MSRGADRGVTVEMIREAATALMRKMEGGHVDLLPAACMPDAQGDALSTNVSSGSGLESLSGVYERYLCGGSGHADERYIPREGVDSADGNEWLDLLADISDAEIDAAVANLASERRAQYEEQYRSGNDAGFVLINKGSGCSPSGNVDPTQSGEEVENIRRAGGDCSVHQKADENILYFGGIVELTHSCEWRPDMGGATDGGVYTFDHQKDSAPLEPDFGSNPSTDSTHIAAPVPEITREGLSSSPHIGGDFDSYVRDKVRLQLLVDRVAERAREIATREVLGSVREAVEGRDDRVRRYVKRNEEIRGDLVHLLVLMRQLHRQAIADHAGDPFRVQPWERDESVTSCNACSRSFTHLVRRHHCRRCGLIYCHDCSSFLGKLPDRAGCLESSRNWVRVCEGCYTVCCEHRRYVNSIPPPPPPSCHEREGNSPKDPCLSLPLYCKNGKGTLTDGMPPFYVVLPEESYSPSTTVLSLWANALYKGPHRLFGLAEDGAAALYRISAPKFQELLTSTIGTVKSISGYGAKERWK from the coding sequence ATGTCGCGCGGTGCGGACAGGGGTGTCACCGTGGAGATGATACGAGAGGCTGCCACTGCCCTTATGCGCAAGATGGAGGGCGGCCATGTGGATTTATTACCGGCTGCTTGTATGCCTGATGCACAGGGAGATGCGTTGAGCACAAACGTGAGTTCAGGAAGTGGGCTGGAGAGCTTGAGTGGAGTCTACGAGAGGTATCTATGCGGTGGTTCGGGGCACGCAGACGAAAGATATATACCTAGAGAGGGCGTTGACTCCGCAGATGGAAACGAATGGTTGGATTTGTTGGCTGATATTAGTGATGCAGAAATTGATGCTGCAGTAGCAAATTTGGCGTCCGAACGGCGCGCACAATATGAGGAGCAATATCGAAGTGGAAATGACGCTGGTTTTGTGCTGATAAATAAGGGTTCTGGGTGTTCTCCTTCGGGAAATGTTGACCCCACACAATCTGGGGAGGAAGTAGAAAACATTAGGCGAGCCGGCGGTGATTGTAGTGTGCATCAAAAAGCTGATGAAAACATCCTTTACTTTGGGGGTATAGTGGAGCTTACGCATTCTTGTGAGTGGAGGCCAGATATGGGAGGCGCGACTGATGGTGGCGTGTACACCTTTGACCATCAAAAGGATAGTGCGCCACTTGAGCCCGACTTCGGCTCGAACCCTTCCACTGACTCCACACATATTGCCGCTCCCGTACCCGAAATTACGCGTGAGGGATTGTCCTCCTCTCCGCATATTGGGGGGGATTTCGATTCGTATGTACGAGACAAGGTGCGTTTGCAGTTGCTGGTAGATCGTGTGGCAGAGAGGGCGAGGGAGATTGCTACAAGGGAGGTACTGGGTAGTGTTCGCGAGGCAGTAGAGGGGCGTGACGACCGAGTTCGACGCTACGTGAAGCGGAATGAGGAGATACGGGGGGATTTGGTGCACTTGCTTGTGTTAATGCGGCAGCTTCACCGCCAGGCTATTGCCGACCACGCTGGCGACCCCTTTCGGGTGCAGCCGTGGGAGCGGGATGAATCAGTTACTTCCTGCAATGCTTGCAGCCGCTCTTTTACACACCTTGTGAGACGTCATCACTGCCGCCGATGTGGCCTTATTTACTGCCACGACTGCTCTTCCTTCTTGGGGAAGCTGCCAGATAGGGCAGGTTGTCTAGAATCATCCAGGAATTGGGTTCGTGTCTGCGAGGGCTGTTACACGGTGTGCTGTGAGCACCGCCGTTATGTGAACTCtattccccctcctccaccgCCCTCGTGCCACGAGCGGGAAGGTAACAGCCCTAAAGATCCATGCTTATCGCTACCGTTGTATTGCAAGAACGGCAAAGGGACTCTTACGGATGGAATGCCTCCCTTTTACGTAGTTTTACCAGAGGAAAGCTACTCGCCCAGCACAACGGTTTTGTCGCTATGGGCAAACGCGCTCTACAAGGGGCCACACCGGCTTTTTGGGCTGGCTGAGGATGGTGCTGCTGCCTTGTACCGTATTTCTGCACCAAAATTCCAGGAGCTCCTCACAAGCACTATTGGCACTGTGAAGAGTATAAGTGGTTATGGAGCGAAGGAGCGGTGGAAGTAA